GCCTCGAAGACATCTACCTCGGCCTGGTGCGCGGTCACGCCGCCGGCAGCGCCACTCAGTCCCGCACAACCGCGAGTTCCACGACCGACAGCACGGAGGTGCTCGCATGAGCGCGACCCTGACCGCCGCGACCGCGCGGCCGCGCACCGCCAGGCACGGGTTGTTCCGGCTCGGCATCGCCCGCATCGGCTTCGAGATCCGGCTGTACTTCCGCTCCACCGACACGGTCTTCTTCACGTTCCTGTTCCCGTTCATCATGCTGGGCATCTTCACCGCGGCGTTCAGCGCGCAGGGCAACATCGGCACCAACCCCGACGGCTCCGGCGGCATCAGCGTGGGCGCGTACTACCTGCCGGGGATGCTGGCCGCTGGCATGCTGCTCTCCGGGCTGCAGAACCTCGCGATCGACATCGCCGGCGAGAAGGGCGACGGCACGCTCAAGCGCCTCGGCGGCACGCCGCTGTCACCGCTCAGCTATTTCATCGGCAAGATCGGCCAGGTGCTCGTCACGGGCATCCTGCAGGCCGTGCTGCTGCTACTCGTGGCCCGGTTCGCCTTCGACATCGCCCTGCCCACCGAGCCCGAGAAATGGCTCACCTTCGCGTGGGTGTTCCTGCTCGGCGTCATCACCTGCGCCTTCCTCGGCATCGCCCTGTCGGCCCTGCCCCGGTCGGGCCGTAGCGCCTCCGCGGTCGTGATCCCGATTGTTCTGGTGCTGCAGTTCATCTCCGGCGTGTACCTGCAGTTCAACGCGCTGCCCGAGTGGATGCAGAACGTCGCCGGTCTGTTCCCGCTCAAGTGGATGGCGCAGGGTATGCGGTCGGTCTTCCTGCCCGACAGCTTCGCGGCCCAGGAGCAGAACGGAGCCTGGGAGCTCGGCCTGGTGGCGATGGCGCTGCTGATCTGGCTGGTCGTGGGACTTGTCGGCAGCCGGCTCACCTTCCGCTGGATCCGCAAGGACGCCTAGTGCCCCGCCCGTCACGGCCGCAGACGACGCTGCGGCATGGGATGCTTGGCGCATGAATGCCAGACGGTGGTGGGACCTGATCGTCACCGGATCACTGATCGTCCTGGCCGCAATTGCACTGGAAGGCTCGGACACGCATGCGGCGGGTGCCACCGGAGCGGTGCTGTCGCTGGCGGCGGTCGGGCTGGCGTACATCGTCTGGGGCCGGCGGATGCTGCGACCCCGCCCCGTACCCGGCGACCGCGGGTCTTCCGGCTTCGATCATGTGACGTACCCCGGTTCCGCTCGGATGCTGCGTATCGCCATCATCATCGGCTGCGGTGTCGCCACCTCCTTCGACCCCAACATGGCCACCCTCCAGACGCTGGTCTTCCCGCTGATCTGGGCCCTGGCCGACTCGTGCCGGCACGCCGTCGTGCTCAGCACGAGCCTGACCGTCGTGACCGGCGTGGGCCTCTGGGTCGGCAGCGGGCGAACACCGGACGCCGCCGCCCAAGCCGTGGCCATCGAGACGATCTCACTTGTGTTCGCGCTGGCCATGGGCATCTGGATCACACGCATCGCCACCGCCGGCGCCGAGCAGCGCCGACTGGTGGAAAAGCTCACCCTGGCCCAGGATGAACTCGCGGCGCTGCACCGGGATGCCGGCAGCGCCAGCGAGCGGGAACGCCTGGCCCGTGAGATCCACGACACCATCGCGCAGAGCCTGACCAGCCTGGTGATGCTCGCCCAACGCACCCGCCGCGAACTCGACGCGTTGCCGGTCGACACCTCCGTCGCCGCGGACAGCGTCGACCTCATCGAGGCCACCGGCCGGGACGCCCTGGCCGAAGCGCGCGCACTGGTGGCCTCGATGGCGCCGGCCCGGGTGGGTGACGGCGACCTCGCCCACACCCTGGCCCGCTTGGCCGAGCGCTTCGAGCGTGAGACCGGGATTCGGGTGGGCGTCGACCTCACCGGGCTCGGCAGCGACGGCGATGGCACTGCGCCCCCACTCGACCGGGCCCTCGAGGTGGTTTTACTGCGCTGCGCCCAGGAGGGCCTGGCCAACGTACGCAAGCACTCCGGTGCGGGAGCCGCCCATGTCGGTGTCGCGCGGGCCGGCCACGACATCGTCCTCACCGTGTCCGACAGCGGCAGGGGGCTGGGCGACTACACCCCCGACACCGAGCACGGCTTCGGCCTGGCCGGGATGCGCGACAGGCTCGCCCTGGTCGGCGGGAGGCTCGAGGTCACCGACAGTGCGGCCGAGGGCGCCGCCGGCGGGCACGGCACCACCCTTCGGGTGACCCTGCCCGTCTCCGCGCCGGCTGCGTCGACCGGGCCGGCATTGCCCGCCGGTGTGGGGGCCCGCGGATGATCCGGGTACTGGTGGCCGATGACCATCCGATCGTGCGCGGAGGCATCGTGGGCCTGCTCGGCACTGCCGGCGACATCGAAGTGGTCGGCGAAGCGGCCGACGGCGCCGCAGCCGTGCTCCTGGCCGCCGAGGTGCGGCCCGACCTGGTGCTGATGGACCTGCGGATGCCCCAGCTGGACGGCGCCGCCGCCACCGCCCAGATCCTCGCGCACAACCCGGCAACCCGGGTGCTGGTGCTCACCACCTACGAAACGGACGACCAGATCCTCGGCGCCATCGCGGCCGGGGCCAGCGGCTACCTGCTCAAGGCCGCACCGCAGGCCGAGATCATCGAGGGCGTGCGCTCTGTCGCCGGGGGCCAGACCGTGCTCGCGCCCGTGATCGCCGCCAGGCTGGTGCAGCGGGTGCGGGCGGATGCCGCGCCGGCGCCCCGGCTGTCGGCCCGCGAACTCCAGGTGCTCCGCCTGGTGGCGACGGGCGAAAGCAACCCGCAGATCGCCCGGTCGCTCTTCATCGGCGAGGCCACCGTGAAGACCCACCTGTTGCACGTGTTCGAGAAGCTCGGCGTGAGCGACCGTACCCGCGCGGTCACCCTGGCGATGGAGCTGCGCCTGCTCTAGCCCGTTCCGCGGCCGGGATCGGCTCGCCGCACGTTGCCGATTCGGCGCCCCTAGAGGGATTTTTTGCCGCGCGTCGCGGGCGCACCACTACGAATCGCGCTTGCGGCGGGCAAGCGGGCGGGCGGGTCAGAGCAGGGAGAAGCCGACGAACACCGGCTCCGGCTGCAGGATCACACCGAAGTCGCTCTGCACGCGCTGCTGCACGAAACGGGCGAGCTGCCCGATCTCGTCGGCGGTGGCCCCGCCGGTGTTGGTGATCGCCAGGGTGTGCTTGCTCGAGATCGCGGCCCGCGACCCGGGCAGCCGGAACCCGCGGTGGATGCCGGAGTTCTCGATCAGCCACGCCGCGCTGAGCTTCACGGTGCGGAGCACCTGGCTGCCGGGGACGGGTCCGACGCCGGCGTACTCGTCGAGCGGGATCACCCGGTCGGGCAACTCGATCTCGGCCTGCTTCCAGCGCGGCGCATCCGTGGGCAGGGTGCGGGCGAAACTCTCGGTCACGATCGGGTTGGTGAAGAACGACCCGGCGCTGTGGGTGTCGGGGTCTGCGTCGTCGAGCACCATGCCCTTGCCGGCGCGCAAGCCCAGCACGCTCTGGCGCAGAGCGGTCAGCGGCACCCGGTCGCCCACCTGCACGCCGAGGGCCTGGGCCAGCTGCGGGTACCCCACGGGCCGGCTCAGCGGCGTGCCGAGCACTTCGGCCTGCGGCGTCATATCGCGCAGCTCCAGCTCGATGGCAAGTACTACGCCGCGGCGCCCCTGCTTGAGCACCGAGGTGCGGTAGTCCAGCTCCAGGTCGGCGGCGCTGAGCCGTTCCACCTCGCCGGACTCATAGTCCAGGAAGTCGATGGCGGCCAGGCTGCTGGAGAGCTCCTGGCCGTAGGCGCCGATGTTCTGCACGGGCGCCGCACCACTGGTGCCCGGGATGCCGGACAGCGCTTCGATGCCCGCCCAGCCGTTCGCGACAGTGTGGGCGACCAGCTCGTCCCACGGTTCGCCGGCCTGCACCCGAATGCGCACGGGCCGCCCGTCGAGGTCGTCGTCGGGTGCCGACTCCGGCGCCGTGTAGAGCCGCTCGATGCCGCGCGTGCGCACCAGGATGACCACGCCGTCGAAGCCGGTATCCGCCGCCACAGTGTTGGAGCCGCCGCCGACGAGCACCCATGGCTCGTCACCCGCCCAGGCCTCCCGAGCTGCCGCGATCAGACCGGCCTCGTCGGTCGGGGCCACCAGCTGCGTGGGGGCGCCGCCGACGCGCAGGGTGGTCAGCTCGGACAGGTTCACGGGCACAGGCTCGGTCATGGCGGATCAGACGAGGCTGACGCGCGCCTGCGCCTTGCCCAGGACGGTGGTGTTGTTGAAGGTGACGGTCAGGTCGATGCGGGCGATGCCGGCCTCGGCGTCGAGGGCGCCGACCTTGGCCAGAACGGTCACGACCGCGCCGAGGTCGGGGTCGACGGGCACCGGCCGGGTGAACCGCACCTGGTAGTCCACGACGCGCGCCGGGTCGCCGGCCCAGTCGACGACGGGCTGGATGGCCAGACCCATGGTGAGCATGCCGTGGGCGAGCACACCGGGCAGTCCCACCGACTCCGCGACATCGTCACGGTAGTGGATCGGGTTGAAGTCGCCAGAGGCGCCCGCATAACGCACCAGGGAATCCCTGGTGAGCGGGAAGCTGCTCTCGGCGACGATGTCGCCGACCGAGAGGGAGTCGAGGCTGGGCGTGGCGGGCACTGTCTTGTTGGTCATTCGTCTCCCCTGACGACGAGGGTGGAGGTGGCCGTGACCACGTGAGCGCCGGATGCGTCGACGATCGTCGACTCCGCGGTGACCATCGAGTGGCCGCCGAGGCTTTTCACGCTGGCGACCGTGAGCGTGGCGGTGAGCTCGTCACCGGCCACGATCGGCCGGCTGAAGCTGAAGCGCTGGTCGCCGTGCACCACCCGGGTGAAGTCGATGCCCGCGTCGGGTTCGGCGAGCAGCTGGGCCAGGGTGGCCTCCTGCACGACCACGGCGAAGGTGGGCGGCGCCACGACGTCGGCGTAGCCGGCGGCTTGCGCGGCCTCGGGGTCGAAGTTGATCGGGTTGGTCGCGAAGACGGCCCGCGAGAACTCGCGCACCTTCTCCCGGCCCACGAGATACGGCGGCACAGCGGGAAAGACCCGGCCCTGGATTGCTGGATTCACAGACACGTACCGAGTGTACTTGCGCCGGGAGCCGGCTGGCCCGCACGCCGGCACCCGCTGAGGAATTGTCGGAAGCTGGGCGTTAAGGCAGGATTGGCCCAGTGGATTACCAACAAGTCGCCCTGACCGCCCCCGAGGTCGCGCCCCTGCTCACCGGCCTCCGTCAGGAATATGACGCCCGCTACGGCCCGGGCGCCGGCGACTCGGTGCTGGATGTGGAGCCGCAGGAATTCGAGGCCCCGAGCGGAGCCTTCGTGGTGCTGATGGATGGGAAGTGCACCGTCGCGGGCGGCGGACTCCGCCGGATCGACGATGAGACCGTCGAGATCAAGCGGATGTGGACCAATCCGGACTATCGCCGCCAGGGCCACGCCCTGCGGCTGCTGCGCGAGCTGGCCGGCCTGGCCGGGCAGCTCGGTTACACCACCGTGCGCCTGGAGACCGGGCACGCCCAGCCCGAGGCACTCGCCCTGTACCGCGGACTCGGCTTCACCGAGATCGACAGCTACGGCCCCTACGAGCACGCCGCCGCGTTCGAGTTCCGCGTCGACGCCGTCACGACGACGCCCCGCCACTCCCGCCACTAGGGCGGAAGGACGGGGCATGGACGTTCGGACGCGCTGACCGAAACGGCTCAGCCTGCTCAGACGGACGGGATGACCAAGCCGCCCCAGGTGTCGAGCATGTACTGCTGGGTCTCCGGGGAGAGCAGCAGTTCCTTGAGCTTGACGATGCGCGGGTCGTTCTCGAGCTCGGGCGTGGTGGCCAGCACGTTGGCGTAGGGGCTGTCCTTGCCCTCGATCAGGATCGCCTGGTCGGCTGTCAGGCCGGCCGGCAGCGCGAACGAGATGGTCACGAACGCCGCGTCGACGTCCTGCACGGCCTGCGGCAGAGTGGCGTTCTCGATCTCGCGGAACTCGTACTTGTTCGGGTTCTCGGTGATGTCGGCGAGCGAGGTGGGCTCATCCGTCGTCTCGATCAGGCCTTCGCCGGCCAGGATCTTGAGGGCGCGGCCCTCGTTGGTCGGGTCGTTCGGGATGGCGATGGTGGCGCCGTTCTTGAGGTCGTCGAGCGACTTCACGGTGTTGCTGTAGAACGCGGCGCTGGGCAGGTAGATCTCGCCGACGCTCACCAGGCTGCCGCCGGCCTGCTCGTTGTAGGTCTCGAGGAACGTGGCGTTCTGGAACAGGTTCGCGTCGATCGAGCCGTCGGACAGGGCCACGTTGGGGGTGTTGTAGTCGGTGAAGTCCTGGAACTTGATCTCCAGGCCCGCGTCGGCGGCGAGGTTGTCCTGCACGAACTTGAGGATGTCGCCGGCCGGGGTGGCCAGGGCGCCCACAGTGACGGTGCCTAGGTCATCGGCTCCGCCGGTGGCGGACGGCTCGTCGGAGGATCCGGCGCAGGCGGTGAGGGCGAACAGGGCGGAGATGGCAACGGCGGCACCAGCAAGGCGCGTGCGGCGTGAGGTGAACTGCATGGGAGGACTCTTCTCGTGGGTGGCGGGTGGTGAGAGCCGCGCCGTCATGCTGACTTCGGCGCGACCGGGTGAGACAGGGGGTGGGACGGGGCAGCTCAGGCGCCGGTGGCGACCTCGGCACGCAACATTGGTGACGTCTTCTCCGCGCGGCTCGGCCGGGAGCGGTGCGCGAAGCGCTTGGCCAGCATCGTCGCCAGCCCCTGCAGCAACATCACGATCACGAAGATGACGATGATCACGGCGACCATGTGGATGGTGCTGTAGCGCTGGTAGCCGTACCGCACGGCGACATCGCCCAGGCCGCCGCCGGCAACGGTGCCGACCATGGCGGAGAAGTTGATGATGGAGGTCACCGTGGTGGACAGCCCGAGGATCATCGGGGCGAGCGCCTCAGGTACGAGCACCTTCGACACGATCTGCCAGCGGGTGGCGCCCAGCGACTCGGCGGCCTCGATCAGGCCCGTGTCCACCTCCTTGATCGCGATCTCCACCATGCGGGCGAAGAACGGGATAGCCACGACGGCCAGCGGCACGATGGCGGCGGTGGGGCCGATGAAGGTGCCCACGACGAGGCGGGTGAACGGGATCAACGCGACCATCAGGATGATGAACGGCACGCTGCGGCCAAGGTTCACGATGAAATCGAGCACCCGGTTGATCACCCGGCCGGCCCGGCGCGAACCGAACGGGCTCTCGAACAGGCCGCCGGGTTCGGTGCCGACGAGCAGGATGCCCAGCGGTAGCCCAACGATGACCGTGATGAGCAGCGAGACGCCCACCATATAGAGGGTCTGCCCGGTGCCGATGAGCAGCACCTGGAACAGGTCCGACCAGAACTGCGGCAGTGATGGATCCAGAAGCACGGTTACTCCCCCACGATTTCGACGAGCATGCCCTGGCTGCGCAGGTCCTCGATGGGCCCGGCGTTGCCCGCCGGGCTTCCCGGCAGGGCCAGACGGGTGCGCCCGGCCTGATTGCCGCCAATGGTCTCGATGGCCGCGCCGAGGATGGACACGTCCAGCCCGTAGGTGCGCGCCAACTGGGCGATCACCGGCCGGTCGGCCGACCCTCCGCTGAAGGTGATGTCGATCACCGTGTCCCCGGGCAGCGACGGGGCGTCACCGAGCGGGAAGAGTTCGTGCGCCAGGCGGGAGCCGGCGGTGGAGATGAGCGAGACGATGCGGCCCTGTTCGACGATGCGGCCGCCCTCGATGAGCGCGGCGGAGTCGCAGATGCGCTTGACGACATCCATCTCGTGGGTGATCAGCAGCACGGTGAGGCCCAGGTCGGTGTTGATCTTCTTGACCAGGTCGAGGATCGACCGGGTGGTCTCCGGGTCGAGGGCGCTGGTGGCCTCGTCGGAGAGCAGCACCTTGGGGTTGCCGGCCAGCGCCCGGGCGATGCCCACGCGCTGCTTCTGCCCGCCGGAGAGTTCGGCGGGGTAGGCGCCGGCTTTGTCGTCGAGTCCGACGAGGTCGAGGATCTCCAGGGCCCGGCGGCGGCGTTGGTCGCCGTCGACCCCGATGATCTCCAGGCCCAGTTCGACGTTGCCGCGCACGGTGCGCCCGGCCAGCAGGTTGAAGTGCTGGAAGACCATGCCGATCTTGCGGCGCGCCCGGCGCAGTTCGGCCGGCGCCAGGGCGGTGAGCTCGTCGCCGTCCACCGTGACGGTGCCGGAGTCGGGGCGTTCGAGCAGGTTGACCGCCCGGATCAGGGTGCTCTTGCCGGCACCGCTCTGGCCGATCACGCCGAAGATCTCGCCTTCCGCCACCTCGAGAGAGACGTCCCGAAGGGCGGTGGTGACCGTGCCGCCGGAGCGGAAGGTCTTGGAGACGTGCTGAACGGAGATCACGGTGGTCCTGAGGTGTCGGGCTGCACGGTCGGGTGGTGCGTTCTGGCGGCTTGTACCCCAGTCCTTCCGAGTCTGTCAACCGCAACGCCGTGGGCCAAATCAGTGTGACGGAATGTGTCGGGTGACCCCTTCTTGCCGCGTCGACCCCCGTAGAGGGATAACGTGGACACGTTATGCATAACAAACTGACCCCCCACCCCGATCTTCCGATCGACCTGCCCACGGCCGAGCGCCTCGCCAAGGCCGTCGAACACTATGGCGAGTCCACCGTCGTCGACCACTCCGTCGCCCTCATGCGCGGCAAGAACGCCGGCAAGGACTTCCTCCTCTACGTGGGCGGCCGGCACGCACTCGGCATCCTCGAGGGTGCCCCGGCCCTGTACTGGCCTGAGCTGTGGGGCGCCCGCGCCCTGCTGCACGTGTGGAACGACTCCGCCGCACCGTATGTCGTCGTCGGCCTCAACAACGAGGCCTGGCGCATCCGTGAAATGTGCGCGAAGGTCGTGCTGCTGCGCGGCCTGGATGTGGCACCCAAGCTCGTGAAGGCGACCACCGACGAGGTGCCGCGCGTGCGCGTCGCCGCCCTCAACGCCCTCGCCGTGCAGGGCCGCGAGCAGGACATCCCCACCATCACCGTGCGACTGCGCGACCCCGACAAGGACGTTCGCCGCGCCGCCCAGCAGGCCCGCGACGCCATCGTCAGCCGTCTCAACCTGCCCAAGGAGTAACCACGAACGCCACCCAGGAGCCCCACTCCGCGCCGTCGACCCTGCAGCCCTACCGGCGGTACGTGGCCATCGGTGACAGCTTCACCGAAGGCGTCGGCGACGACCTGCCCGACGGCCAGGTGCGCGGATGGGCCGACCTCGTGGCGCTTGGACTGGCCGCGGCGAGCCCCGAGCCGGTCTCGTACGCCAACCTCGCCATCCGTGGCAAGCTGCTCGGCCCCATCGTGAACGACCAGTTGGAGCCGGCCCTCGCGCTGGGGCCCGACCTGCTCACGGTGTGCGGCGGCGGCAACGACATGATGCGGCCCCGGGTGGAGATCTCCTACGTTGTCGACCTGCTCGACCGGGTCGTCGACAAGGCGGTGGCCGACGGCATCCACGTGGTGGTGCTCAGCGGCGGCAACCCGTCCCGGCACCTGCCGCTCGGCTCGCTCATGCAGAAGCGCGGCGACAGGCTCGCCGAGGCCGCCAGGGAGACCTTCGGCAAGCCCGGCGTCACCCTGGTCGACAACTGGATCGACACCGAACTCATGCAGAGCCGGTTCTGGTCGGCCGACAAGCTGCACCTCAATGCCTGCGGGCACACCCGGGTGGCCACCAACGTGCTCACCGCCCTCGGCGTGCCGGTGCCGGCCGGTTGGGCGCAGGGCGAGGCCGGCGAGGCCCCGCCGCGCGAGCGTATCCAGGACACCGCCGCGTACTACGCCGCCTACGTGTTGCCCTGGATCGGGCGCCGGCTCACGGGCCGGTCCTCCGGCGACGGCCGCCCGCCCAAGCGCCCCGAACTCACCGAGGTTGTCGTCCCGTCCGTTTAGGTCCTAGCGGTTCGCGGCCACCTGGTCGGCCAGGTAACCGCCGAACCCGCCCGGCGCCCGGCCGTCCAACCGACCGGAGGTGAGCACAGGGATGAGGGCCGTGCGGCACTCGTGCACGCCCAGACGGCGCAACTCCCCCACCAGCAGCACGTCTTCGTCGGAGTCCACGTCACGGAAGCCACCGGCGGCGAGGTACCGGTCCGCCCGCACGCCCAGGTTGGCGCCGTGCACGTGCGGATGCCCGTCCACCAGGCTGTGCTCGTCGTGCCAGCGGGCACGCTCCCCGGCGGGAAGGTCGGCGTCGGGCAGCACCGTACCCAGCATCAGCTCGGTGCCCGCCTCGGCGAGCGCCAACTGCACGGCCAGCCAGCGCCGGGGAACGGCGGAGTCGGCATCCGTCGTGGCCACCCAGGTGTGTTCAGGAACGGTGCCGGCCAACAGCCGGTGCACCCCGAGGCGGCGGGCCGAGCCGACCGAGCCGGCGTCGCTCTCCATGGTCAGGAAGCAGGGCCACTCGGCCAGGACATCGGCCGAGCCGTCGGTGCACCGGTCGAGCACGACAAGCACCGAGATGGCGGGGGCGTCGACGCCGAACTCCTCCCGCACCACCGCAACGGCCTCGGCCAGGGCGGCCAGGCAGCGCGGCAGCCTGCTCTCCTCGTTCCTGGCGGGCACCACCACGAGCACGGCATCGATCCGCGCGGGCTCACGATGCGGAGTCTCGAGCGGCCTGGTCACGGCGCCAGGCCCTCACGCTGGGCGACCGACCGGGCCGGGGCCGGTTCGTAGACCTCAAGCACGAAGTCGCGTTCCAGATGCAGCACTGTGCGCTCCAGGCCCGGCAGCGCGGCCAGTGCGGCGTGCACGTCGTCGCCGC
This is a stretch of genomic DNA from Cryobacterium soli. It encodes these proteins:
- a CDS encoding ABC transporter permease, translated to MSATLTAATARPRTARHGLFRLGIARIGFEIRLYFRSTDTVFFTFLFPFIMLGIFTAAFSAQGNIGTNPDGSGGISVGAYYLPGMLAAGMLLSGLQNLAIDIAGEKGDGTLKRLGGTPLSPLSYFIGKIGQVLVTGILQAVLLLLVARFAFDIALPTEPEKWLTFAWVFLLGVITCAFLGIALSALPRSGRSASAVVIPIVLVLQFISGVYLQFNALPEWMQNVAGLFPLKWMAQGMRSVFLPDSFAAQEQNGAWELGLVAMALLIWLVVGLVGSRLTFRWIRKDA
- a CDS encoding sensor histidine kinase; translation: MNARRWWDLIVTGSLIVLAAIALEGSDTHAAGATGAVLSLAAVGLAYIVWGRRMLRPRPVPGDRGSSGFDHVTYPGSARMLRIAIIIGCGVATSFDPNMATLQTLVFPLIWALADSCRHAVVLSTSLTVVTGVGLWVGSGRTPDAAAQAVAIETISLVFALAMGIWITRIATAGAEQRRLVEKLTLAQDELAALHRDAGSASERERLAREIHDTIAQSLTSLVMLAQRTRRELDALPVDTSVAADSVDLIEATGRDALAEARALVASMAPARVGDGDLAHTLARLAERFERETGIRVGVDLTGLGSDGDGTAPPLDRALEVVLLRCAQEGLANVRKHSGAGAAHVGVARAGHDIVLTVSDSGRGLGDYTPDTEHGFGLAGMRDRLALVGGRLEVTDSAAEGAAGGHGTTLRVTLPVSAPAASTGPALPAGVGARG
- a CDS encoding HEAT repeat domain-containing protein, whose amino-acid sequence is MHNKLTPHPDLPIDLPTAERLAKAVEHYGESTVVDHSVALMRGKNAGKDFLLYVGGRHALGILEGAPALYWPELWGARALLHVWNDSAAPYVVVGLNNEAWRIREMCAKVVLLRGLDVAPKLVKATTDEVPRVRVAALNALAVQGREQDIPTITVRLRDPDKDVRRAAQQARDAIVSRLNLPKE
- a CDS encoding SGNH/GDSL hydrolase family protein — encoded protein: MAIGDSFTEGVGDDLPDGQVRGWADLVALGLAAASPEPVSYANLAIRGKLLGPIVNDQLEPALALGPDLLTVCGGGNDMMRPRVEISYVVDLLDRVVDKAVADGIHVVVLSGGNPSRHLPLGSLMQKRGDRLAEAARETFGKPGVTLVDNWIDTELMQSRFWSADKLHLNACGHTRVATNVLTALGVPVPAGWAQGEAGEAPPRERIQDTAAYYAAYVLPWIGRRLTGRSSGDGRPPKRPELTEVVVPSV
- a CDS encoding MetQ/NlpA family ABC transporter substrate-binding protein codes for the protein MQFTSRRTRLAGAAVAISALFALTACAGSSDEPSATGGADDLGTVTVGALATPAGDILKFVQDNLAADAGLEIKFQDFTDYNTPNVALSDGSIDANLFQNATFLETYNEQAGGSLVSVGEIYLPSAAFYSNTVKSLDDLKNGATIAIPNDPTNEGRALKILAGEGLIETTDEPTSLADITENPNKYEFREIENATLPQAVQDVDAAFVTISFALPAGLTADQAILIEGKDSPYANVLATTPELENDPRIVKLKELLLSPETQQYMLDTWGGLVIPSV
- a CDS encoding UDP-N-acetylmuramate dehydrogenase is translated as MTEPVPVNLSELTTLRVGGAPTQLVAPTDEAGLIAAAREAWAGDEPWVLVGGGSNTVAADTGFDGVVILVRTRGIERLYTAPESAPDDDLDGRPVRIRVQAGEPWDELVAHTVANGWAGIEALSGIPGTSGAAPVQNIGAYGQELSSSLAAIDFLDYESGEVERLSAADLELDYRTSVLKQGRRGVVLAIELELRDMTPQAEVLGTPLSRPVGYPQLAQALGVQVGDRVPLTALRQSVLGLRAGKGMVLDDADPDTHSAGSFFTNPIVTESFARTLPTDAPRWKQAEIELPDRVIPLDEYAGVGPVPGSQVLRTVKLSAAWLIENSGIHRGFRLPGSRAAISSKHTLAITNTGGATADEIGQLARFVQQRVQSDFGVILQPEPVFVGFSLL
- a CDS encoding glycosyltransferase, which encodes MTRPLETPHREPARIDAVLVVVPARNEESRLPRCLAALAEAVAVVREEFGVDAPAISVLVVLDRCTDGSADVLAEWPCFLTMESDAGSVGSARRLGVHRLLAGTVPEHTWVATTDADSAVPRRWLAVQLALAEAGTELMLGTVLPDADLPAGERARWHDEHSLVDGHPHVHGANLGVRADRYLAAGGFRDVDSDEDVLLVGELRRLGVHECRTALIPVLTSGRLDGRAPGGFGGYLADQVAANR
- a CDS encoding methionine ABC transporter ATP-binding protein → MISVQHVSKTFRSGGTVTTALRDVSLEVAEGEIFGVIGQSGAGKSTLIRAVNLLERPDSGTVTVDGDELTALAPAELRRARRKIGMVFQHFNLLAGRTVRGNVELGLEIIGVDGDQRRRRALEILDLVGLDDKAGAYPAELSGGQKQRVGIARALAGNPKVLLSDEATSALDPETTRSILDLVKKINTDLGLTVLLITHEMDVVKRICDSAALIEGGRIVEQGRIVSLISTAGSRLAHELFPLGDAPSLPGDTVIDITFSGGSADRPVIAQLARTYGLDVSILGAAIETIGGNQAGRTRLALPGSPAGNAGPIEDLRSQGMLVEIVGE
- a CDS encoding methionine ABC transporter permease, producing the protein MLLDPSLPQFWSDLFQVLLIGTGQTLYMVGVSLLITVIVGLPLGILLVGTEPGGLFESPFGSRRAGRVINRVLDFIVNLGRSVPFIILMVALIPFTRLVVGTFIGPTAAIVPLAVVAIPFFARMVEIAIKEVDTGLIEAAESLGATRWQIVSKVLVPEALAPMILGLSTTVTSIINFSAMVGTVAGGGLGDVAVRYGYQRYSTIHMVAVIIVIFVIVMLLQGLATMLAKRFAHRSRPSRAEKTSPMLRAEVATGA
- a CDS encoding FAS1-like dehydratase domain-containing protein, encoding MSVNPAIQGRVFPAVPPYLVGREKVREFSRAVFATNPINFDPEAAQAAGYADVVAPPTFAVVVQEATLAQLLAEPDAGIDFTRVVHGDQRFSFSRPIVAGDELTATLTVASVKSLGGHSMVTAESTIVDASGAHVVTATSTLVVRGDE
- a CDS encoding response regulator, with protein sequence MIRVLVADDHPIVRGGIVGLLGTAGDIEVVGEAADGAAAVLLAAEVRPDLVLMDLRMPQLDGAAATAQILAHNPATRVLVLTTYETDDQILGAIAAGASGYLLKAAPQAEIIEGVRSVAGGQTVLAPVIAARLVQRVRADAAPAPRLSARELQVLRLVATGESNPQIARSLFIGEATVKTHLLHVFEKLGVSDRTRAVTLAMELRLL
- a CDS encoding MaoC family dehydratase, with product MTNKTVPATPSLDSLSVGDIVAESSFPLTRDSLVRYAGASGDFNPIHYRDDVAESVGLPGVLAHGMLTMGLAIQPVVDWAGDPARVVDYQVRFTRPVPVDPDLGAVVTVLAKVGALDAEAGIARIDLTVTFNNTTVLGKAQARVSLV
- a CDS encoding GNAT family N-acetyltransferase — its product is MDYQQVALTAPEVAPLLTGLRQEYDARYGPGAGDSVLDVEPQEFEAPSGAFVVLMDGKCTVAGGGLRRIDDETVEIKRMWTNPDYRRQGHALRLLRELAGLAGQLGYTTVRLETGHAQPEALALYRGLGFTEIDSYGPYEHAAAFEFRVDAVTTTPRHSRH